The segment TATTTGCACTAGGGAAACAGAAATAGGAACTAGATGAATATTGTGGTTTATTTGTATTGAGTACATGAGATGAAAGACAAGGAAAATTGTGATTGTGCTGAGGAATAGGATTGTTCTTCTGTAGGCACTTTGAACAGAGAAAGTACAGCCCATCATGTGTCTTACCAATTTCCAGAGGCCTCTTCAGTGAAGGGGCCTGCAgtatacaaaatgaattagtgAAGATAGTGTTACATTGAAGATTTTTATTCAAAGAACTTATGgatatcaaattatatttgaagGTAGGTATCAAAAGAACATTTGACAATGTGATCTCAGAAGTTAACCTCACTTCTCCAACTTGTGTCACCTTGACTCTATATCCATTAGGTAGTCTAACAAGTATTGGATAAGGTATTGTAATGATTTTGGTTAGATTGGTCTTATCAAAGGTTATATGATGAGTAGCCCCTGAGTCTAAGATCCAAGAGTCAgtttttgttttgaaacatCCACATGAAAGTTTATCATAATCTACAGAGGAATTGCAAGCAATTATACCTGCAAAGTTGGCAGATGCATTATCAGATACTGGATTATTAGATGCAGATCCATCTCCCATGTTTCCTCCTTGGAAGTGCTGCAACATACTGAACAAATGATGATATTGTTCTTGAGACAAAACACTTGCAGGACCACTCTGAGTACTAGATTCACCCTTCTCTAGCAGATCTCCATGAACATTTGCTGCAGTACCTTTACCTTTGTGTCCTTTATACTGGGAAGAATTAGAGTTTTGATTCTGGTTGTATTGACTCCTTGGTGGATAGTTATTGTAAAGCTAATTGTTAGGTCCTGAATAGGCATTTGGTCTGCTAGGATATCCATGGAGCTTGTAGCATCTGTCCTTTGTGTGTCCAACTCTTTTACAATGATCACAGAAAGGCCTTGTTCTTGTATTACTATTGGCATAGTTGGTTTGAAAACCTCGCACACCTGAAGGACTTCCAGAACTTCGTGAAGAACTGGAGCTAACATTCAAAGAAGAGGAAGATTCTGCAGAAAATTGATTGTTTGGTTTGAActctctttgtttttcttcctgAACCAAGAGAGCAAAAGTTTGTCCCATAGAAGGTAAAGGATTCATCATTAGCATGTTTCCTCGAATGATGGTATAAACCTCATTAAGGCCCAAGAGAAACTGAATGAGTCGTCTATCTAGCTCAGCCTTATGCATTGTCTGTTTAGCACCACATGTACAAGTACAACTACAAATATTCTTAGCACTTAGTGTGGTGAGTTCTTCCCAGAGTTTCTTCATTCTCGTGTAGTATGAAGTAATGTCCAGAACACCTTGATTGAGATCATTAATTTCCTTTTGGATTTGATACAGCTTAGCTCCATTGGTCTGATCATATCGATCCTGTAATTCACTCCACAACTCCAATGAATCAAACACGTATTCTAAACTATCTGCAATGTCCTTACTCAAGGAATTCAGTATCCAGGAAGTAACCATGGCATCACACCTTTCCCATTGACGATAATCAGGAGACTGTGGACTTGGTTTCATGCATTCTCCATTGATGAACCCTAATTTGTTCTTCACTGAAAGTGAACGTAACACACTTCTATTCCATGATCGAAACCCAGCACTATCAAAAGGTACAGGAACTAGCACTGAACCTGCACTATCAGAGGGGTGAATGTATAGTGGACTTCCAGCATCGAAGTTAATTGGAGCTGGAACAGAGGATGACGGAACAGAGGATGAAGATCCAGAAACATGATTCACAACTTCAACCATTGTgcgaattgaaaaaaaaaagacgaaATTGAAGATGAACAATTAACAGAGATGAACTCGAGCAGAAAGTAACCtttaatgctctgataccatgacaAACTTAGCTCACAAAGCTTGAGCAAAAATCACCATTGATGACTGCCATtagagaaggaagaagaaggagaGAAACTGATCTGTTCtgtattgaaaaatatatgttgTAACTGAACTACATTgctatttatatatacaaacaGATGATTCTAGAATAATTCAGTTAGGCCTTTTTTGTAACAACCTCTCTAACTACCACTCAATCATAAAAACAGAAAGTAAGTAACTAACTTTGTGAAATGAGTAACTAATAACTAATTCTAGGAAAAGGAGTTctcaatatatttgaaaatattgtcTTTATTTTAGACCATATTATACACCAATGGAAATATTCTTTACCTCACATTTTATTTAGGcgtaatacatatattggactcaaaatttggcttcaaattttaattttgatctcCAAGTTTCATAATACACAAAtaaacactttaactatccaattttcaaataaataaacacatgagtcttAAATAGcaaaatacacgtaggacaccacgtaggacaaaaaatgacatgtaggatgacatgtaggacatatgtgtctatttgttcaattttatacaagtttaagtgtctacttgtgcacaccaaaagttgaagggcataaatgtgatttgaagccaagttaaagggcatatttatgtattatgtcttttatttatatgtcaTACTTTTCAATTAACAATTAATGTATCTCAAAAAATATCATACTatccattttaatttatctaaGACAAGATCATACTTTTTTGTTTAGAAACACTTAAGATTTTCATTATGAACTCTTGAGTGATGAATATGTAAAATTGTATCTCATATTAGATATCAAGTTGAATTTAAATGCAAGTTTTCTTAAGAATACTCATTGTATTAGGAGAGTTGTTCAAATCAAAAACTATCAATACTATCTTTAAGACTTTAACTAATAATTGTGGACTAACATATTAAGTTAGATGTCTCTCTAAACCAAATGATAAACCCAAGAAATATATACTTACTAATCTGAGTAAATTATTTATGTTGGCATCTAATTAATAAAGCAGTCTATGAAGAAGAATATTATAGTTTTGAAAGTGTTGTTAATGAGGTATAGGTTTTTTTCAAGTCACTCAATTACGTTTTGTCTCAGACTATAGTGTTGCAATTTATAGAGTATCCATAAATTGCAAATAGTAAATTAAAGGTAAATTGTTGCCATGAAGCACACATAAAATATGTGTGTTTTATCCTCGAATAAAGTAATCCAACACCTCGAGTATAATAAGGAGATTAAATTTGTaaacaaaaacataatgaaTTATGTGATCTCATATTTCTTTTCATTGAAGTTAATGTTTTTTCagtctatttcattttttcctcTTGTCAATTTGTTCGTCTTTCTTTTCGATTTGgttcatttaaaaaagaatgtatttttttctttttatcaccTCTTTAATTCTAATGTTTCACATGACatatttaagattataaaactaaaagttattttaataaggttttacatatctttagtttaaaattacatgattaaaaattatctttcatttttactttttttaaactATGTACCaagttaaaaacataaataaattgaaacataAGAAGTACTATTTTGtaccaaaaatatattttatttatatcgaatataaataatataaaaaagatatacattttctagatatattttttttaattaatggctatttatatcaatttcttttttgaaaaactatatCATTAGTATGCTCTTTCTCAATTTGTTGCAGAAAATTCAACGATGAGGCCAACACTGATACTATTAGtctattaatatataatatatcccAATTTCTAGAATGGGGATTACTTAATTTGAAGCTCTAATTAGTGTAGTGATCACAcatctaataataaaatatatgcaCTTACTTAACACACCTACCTTTAATATTGACTGTTAAACTTCCTctctttgtttcctttttttatgTGACAAATAGGAAAAtgcttttcaaaatatattgagACAGGCGGAATTAGGTGAAATTCGTATAAActtgatagttttttttataaattctatatttatattagaaaattaaataaatatatatatgtatattaaattatcaattcCTAACACAATTGATTGATGATTCAGTTTAAGAAAGAGACCATGAAAATTCTTTTCATGCTAGAGTTGTGGGTTTGAAACCCCAtctcttcttttatattttttttaaaaagttgaatcccaaactcttattcatgactcttctttatatatatatatcaaaatatataccTCATTTAACAACCAATAGTACTAGAAAAAAATGTGTATCtcatttacataattttatgttatcttatttatatttacttCAACTActcttcaaataatatataaaatgtcttgaggaaaatacaattattatttggTACTTTGCTTTAAATGTGTTGTGCCTAGTTCATAAACAAAAGAATGGAGATCAAACATAATATGTATGTTTGCagcaaataaaagaaatggccATGTTTATAACATgcctaataaaaataattgcatCTGCGGTTCTACGTAGTTCATATTTTCACattactgtcacgacccaaaccgggccgcgactggcacccacacttaccctcctatgtgagcgaaccaaccaatctaaatcttaacatttcaatataatatcaacagaaagtaatgcggaagacttaaactcattaataaaaaccaattcaataactattattttccaaaatctggaagtcatcaccacaagaacatctactttaaactactaattctaagagtttctaagaagctaaaaatacataagaagctagtccatgccggaagttcaaggcatcaagacttgaagaagaagatccagtccaagctagaagcattagctcaccctgaatttccgatgtagtaagactggcttgaattactgttgagttgaagacgatggcacgtttgctgcactccacaaataaacaagaagagaacataaaagtaagggtcagtacaaaacacgggtactgagtagatatcatcggccaactcaaaataggaatcaatatataccgagtaatatcataaaatcaactatgatactcaacatgtagcaacaacaaatactatatcattaacaattaccgtcaagttcacacatgaggactcaagcctcgataccatactcatttgggaatcatgttcattagattgagtatattaacatctttcaagattcattatctttatttctcttgtgtcggtacgtgacactccgctccctcaatattcattaatcctcttgtgtcggtacgtgacactccgatcccctaaatctatgtgtcggttcgtgacacccgattccctaaatctacgtgttggttcatgacacccgatcccctaatactacgtgtcggttcgtgacacccgatcccctaatactacgtgtcggttcgtgacacccgatcccctaatactacgtgtcggttcgtgacacccgatcccctaatactacgtgtcggttcttgacactcgattccctaattctacgtgtcggttcgtgacacccgatcccctaatactacgtgtcggttcgtgacacccgatcccctaattctacgtgtcggttcgtgacacccgatcccctaatactacgtgtcggttcgtgacacccgatcccctaatactacgtgtcggttcgtgacacccgatcccctaatctccttccatcaattcatcaagccttctttcttaccaaggcatcatcaatcccattattttagttcatcacgccttcttttataccaaggcctcattattaacaaagagattaggattttgcaagatttgggattcaataacttcatcatgcttatataatcacaattatataattacattcatgcaagcatacaattaagcacatagcagggtttacaatattattaatacatatcattctctattaagagtttactacgaatatcgtaagagaaaccataacctacctccaccgaagatttcgtgatcaagcaagcaattcctcaagacctttgctatcctcttcgtttcccttttctctcgttcgattctccctctctctcttgttctttctattttctttattcaaaaccctcttccttttaccctaattaacatataattaagaataaaagatggcaataatgccccactaattaacttaaggttacctcttttaacccccaagtaattagact is part of the Solanum lycopersicum chromosome 1, SLM_r2.1 genome and harbors:
- the LOC101262145 gene encoding uncharacterized protein, which translates into the protein MVEVVNHVSGSSSSVPSSSVPAPINFDAGSPLYIHPSDSAGSVLVPVPFDSAGFRSWNRSVLRSLSVKNKLGFINGECMKPSPQSPDYRQWERCDAMVTSWILNSLSKDIADSLEYVFDSLELWSELQDRYDQTNGAKLYQIQKEINDLNQGVLDITSYYTRMKKLWEELTTLSAKNICSCTCTCGAKQTMHKAELDRRLIQFLLGLNEVYTIIRGNMLMMNPLPSMGQTFALLVQEEKQREFKPNNQFSAESSSSLNVSSSSSRSSGSPSGVRGFQTNYANSNTRTRPFCDHCKRVGHTKDRCYKLHGYPSRPNAYSGPNN